A single Henriciella sp. AS95 DNA region contains:
- the amt gene encoding ammonium transporter, translating to MKYLVKTATRGAALLSVAIAAAGSAVAQEASEVSAYVDNSYLFLIGGLIVMFMAAGFCMLEAGLVRKKNAAMQSMKNVALFSIAGIMVWLVGYNMAYPAESIGGWVGIPSFFWSPEEDLATGYAASSDWFFQMVFVATAASIVSGTVAERVKLWPFLIFTAFLTAFIYPIVASWEWGGGALDSQFGFSDFAGSTLVHSTGGWAALVGAIIIGPRIGKFVNGEVHPMPGSNIPLAALGTFILWFGWFGFNGASQLAAGSFDNINAVATIFANTNMAACGGVVAAMILTALLYKGKVDATMAFNGAIGGLVSITAEPLAPSMGASTLIGAVGGILVVLTVPLLDKLKIDDVVGAIPAHLVCGIWGTMVVAASYGNVLMVPAADAEGAIGVSYMGQLIGVIACGVFVSIASAIVWFALKFTVGLRPSEEDEIAGMDKAEVGLEAYPEFG from the coding sequence ATGAAGTATCTCGTAAAAACGGCGACGAGGGGGGCAGCATTGCTGTCAGTCGCCATTGCGGCCGCAGGTAGTGCGGTTGCGCAGGAGGCGTCTGAAGTTAGCGCCTATGTCGATAATAGTTATCTGTTCCTCATTGGCGGCCTGATCGTCATGTTCATGGCCGCGGGCTTTTGTATGCTCGAGGCTGGCCTCGTGCGGAAGAAAAACGCAGCCATGCAGTCCATGAAGAACGTGGCGCTCTTTTCCATTGCGGGCATCATGGTCTGGCTCGTGGGCTACAATATGGCCTATCCAGCGGAATCCATCGGTGGCTGGGTCGGCATTCCAAGCTTCTTCTGGTCGCCTGAAGAAGATCTTGCGACAGGTTATGCTGCATCGTCCGACTGGTTCTTCCAGATGGTCTTCGTTGCAACGGCTGCATCCATCGTTTCCGGCACGGTCGCAGAACGCGTCAAGCTCTGGCCGTTCCTGATCTTCACCGCGTTCCTGACGGCGTTCATCTATCCGATCGTCGCATCCTGGGAATGGGGCGGTGGTGCGCTCGACAGCCAGTTTGGCTTCTCTGACTTTGCTGGTTCCACGCTGGTTCACTCGACCGGTGGCTGGGCAGCGCTCGTTGGTGCCATCATCATCGGACCGCGTATCGGCAAGTTCGTAAACGGCGAAGTTCACCCGATGCCGGGCTCGAACATTCCGCTCGCCGCGCTTGGTACGTTCATTCTCTGGTTCGGCTGGTTCGGCTTTAACGGTGCATCGCAGCTTGCTGCCGGTTCTTTCGACAATATCAACGCCGTCGCGACGATCTTCGCCAACACCAACATGGCCGCTTGCGGTGGTGTGGTAGCCGCGATGATTCTCACCGCTCTTCTTTACAAGGGCAAAGTCGACGCAACCATGGCCTTCAACGGCGCGATCGGTGGTCTGGTCTCCATCACGGCTGAGCCGCTCGCACCAAGCATGGGCGCATCAACGCTCATCGGTGCTGTCGGTGGTATTCTGGTCGTCCTGACGGTTCCACTGCTCGACAAGCTGAAAATCGACGACGTTGTCGGTGCCATCCCGGCTCACCTCGTCTGCGGTATCTGGGGCACCATGGTTGTTGCTGCTTCGTACGGCAACGTCCTTATGGTTCCGGCTGCAGATGCCGAAGGCGCTATCGGTGTCAGCTATATGGGACAGCTGATCGGCGTCATCGCTTGTGGTGTCTTTGTATCAATCGCTTCTGCCATCGTCTGGTTTGCACTCAAGTTCACCGTCGGCCTACGTCCGAGCGAAGAGGACGAGATCGCAGGCATGGACAAGGCAGAAGTTGGCCTCGAGGCCTATCCGGAATTCGGATAA
- a CDS encoding FAD-dependent oxidoreductase: MTPQQTEIVIVGAGPTGASLAIALAEAGFDTLLIDARDDAAKARLDTRNYAIVTGSWRLLTAIGVADKLNGETQPLNGLEAVDGGTHWFGVPGVLFEDDDLADRADGEALGQMVEATKLQAALDAMIDDAENLTVIAPALFEDYETAPGGVTVRLADGRHIKAKLLIGADGIKSPVRTAAGIETEGRDYGKSVFAANVNLSRPHDGIARQLFTPEGPFATLPMLGDRANLAWYMKRGAAEALAACTPEEVEAELNHKFAAFSGEMTIDGPMGSYPLVLQLADRMYEERVALVGDAVRRINPLAGQGLNQGFRDVAALYDAIVEADRAGLDVGSQQVLAGYQVSRRFEANSAALAMDAVDRLFSNDHVVTKPVRSVGLMLADKIAPIRERLAGLASSATDNLPSLMRRR, encoded by the coding sequence ATGACGCCACAGCAGACTGAGATCGTGATCGTCGGCGCCGGCCCGACAGGTGCCTCACTGGCCATCGCGCTGGCTGAGGCCGGTTTTGACACGCTTCTGATAGATGCGAGAGACGACGCCGCAAAAGCCCGCCTCGATACGCGAAATTACGCTATCGTTACCGGCAGCTGGCGGCTGCTAACAGCAATAGGCGTTGCAGATAAGCTGAATGGTGAGACGCAACCGCTAAACGGCCTGGAGGCCGTCGATGGCGGCACGCACTGGTTCGGCGTTCCGGGCGTTCTGTTTGAAGACGACGATCTGGCTGATCGCGCAGACGGCGAGGCCCTCGGCCAGATGGTCGAGGCGACAAAGCTGCAGGCTGCGCTCGATGCGATGATCGATGATGCCGAAAACCTGACCGTCATCGCGCCCGCCCTGTTCGAAGATTACGAGACTGCCCCGGGGGGCGTGACCGTGCGCCTCGCCGATGGCCGCCACATCAAGGCCAAGCTGTTGATCGGTGCGGACGGGATTAAATCACCCGTTCGCACGGCCGCCGGAATAGAAACCGAAGGCCGCGACTACGGAAAATCGGTGTTCGCCGCGAATGTAAATCTGTCGCGTCCACATGACGGGATCGCACGACAGCTGTTCACGCCTGAAGGCCCATTTGCAACGCTGCCCATGCTCGGCGATCGCGCCAATCTGGCCTGGTATATGAAACGGGGCGCCGCAGAGGCGCTGGCGGCGTGCACACCTGAAGAGGTAGAGGCCGAGCTTAACCATAAATTTGCGGCCTTTTCTGGCGAGATGACAATTGACGGGCCGATGGGCTCCTACCCGCTTGTCCTTCAGCTCGCCGACAGGATGTACGAAGAACGCGTCGCCCTTGTTGGCGATGCCGTGCGCCGCATCAACCCATTGGCCGGCCAGGGACTAAACCAGGGTTTTCGCGATGTTGCCGCCCTCTATGATGCCATCGTGGAAGCTGATCGCGCCGGCCTCGATGTCGGCTCCCAACAGGTTCTGGCCGGCTATCAGGTCTCTCGCAGATTTGAAGCCAACTCGGCCGCGCTCGCCATGGACGCCGTCGACCGGCTATTTTCGAATGATCATGTCGTGACCAAACCTGTCCGCAGTGTGGGGCTGATGCTTGCTGACAAGATCGCGCCCATCCGCGAACGGTTGGCGGGGCTTGCCAGTTCTGCTACCGACAATCTTCCAAGCTTGATGAGACGGCGCTGA
- a CDS encoding gamma-butyrobetaine hydroxylase-like domain-containing protein — MTVMPWPTELRFQKTAQQLSVTFEDEATFVIPYKRLREESPSAEVQGHGSGPKPPQPPVPSDISVSKADPVGRYAVRIHFTDGHSSGLYTWKYLRELGETG, encoded by the coding sequence ATGACTGTTATGCCCTGGCCAACCGAGCTGCGTTTCCAGAAAACTGCGCAACAGTTGAGCGTTACCTTTGAGGACGAAGCCACCTTCGTCATTCCCTATAAGCGCCTGCGTGAAGAAAGCCCTTCGGCGGAAGTGCAGGGTCATGGCTCTGGTCCCAAACCTCCGCAGCCGCCGGTGCCATCTGACATTTCTGTGTCAAAGGCCGATCCGGTAGGCCGGTACGCCGTGCGGATTCACTTCACAGATGGCCATTCCAGCGGTCTCTATACATGGAAGTATTTGAGGGAGCTCGGCGAAACAGGCTAG
- a CDS encoding Trm112 family protein, with translation MTEDHAPSEDSPHKTDPRLLELLICPVTRQPLTYDKDAQELISQKARLAYPIRDGLPIMLESEARSLDED, from the coding sequence ATGACCGAAGACCATGCCCCCTCTGAGGACAGCCCTCACAAAACAGACCCCCGTCTGCTGGAGCTGTTAATCTGCCCCGTGACGCGGCAACCCCTGACCTATGACAAGGATGCGCAGGAACTCATTTCCCAGAAAGCGCGGCTCGCCTATCCGATCCGGGATGGCTTGCCGATCATGCTGGAGAGCGAGGCACGTTCGCTCGACGAGGATTAG
- a CDS encoding LON peptidase substrate-binding domain-containing protein, translating to MTRLGYRKISDLSETLAVFPLTGALLFPRWSLPLNIFEPRYLNMIDDVMSGNRLIGMIQPVGGDKQAPILADVGCAGRVTSYSETEDGRYLINLTGVCRFGLAEELNVTTPYRQVKPDWTTFEADLTPPDLSCLPERDRLAGALRKYVSTNEMEVDWEAVDTAPLETLVNALSAGCPFAPMEKQALLEAPTVAARCEALIALLDMDVPGDDSSTLQ from the coding sequence ATGACGCGTCTAGGATACAGGAAAATATCCGACCTCTCGGAGACGCTCGCTGTGTTCCCGTTAACCGGGGCATTGCTATTCCCGCGATGGTCGCTGCCGCTCAACATCTTCGAACCGCGCTATCTCAACATGATCGATGATGTGATGTCGGGGAACCGACTGATCGGCATGATCCAGCCGGTCGGCGGTGACAAGCAGGCACCCATACTCGCGGATGTCGGCTGTGCGGGCCGTGTGACGTCCTATTCGGAAACAGAGGATGGTCGCTACCTGATCAATCTGACGGGAGTCTGCCGCTTTGGTCTGGCCGAAGAGCTGAACGTCACGACACCCTATCGCCAGGTGAAGCCGGATTGGACGACATTTGAGGCAGACCTGACGCCGCCGGATTTGAGCTGCCTGCCGGAGCGAGATCGCCTTGCGGGCGCGCTGCGCAAATATGTCTCCACGAATGAAATGGAAGTCGACTGGGAAGCCGTCGACACAGCGCCGCTGGAGACTCTGGTCAATGCTCTCTCGGCCGGTTGTCCCTTCGCCCCAATGGAAAAGCAGGCCTTGTTGGAGGCGCCAACGGTTGCTGCCCGGTGCGAGGCGCTTATTGCCCTGCTTGACATGGATGTGCCGGGCGACGATTCATCGACATTGCAATGA
- the trxA gene encoding thioredoxin — translation MVDISLGPAGGPGGNIKDATDQTFMADVVEASKDAPVLVDFWAPWCGPCKSLTPVLEKVVNDQQGKVKLVKVNIDENPGIAGQLGVRSIPAVFAFDKGRPVDAFQGALPESQLREFISKILGGTDQGQQIKEAIEKADELLQAGDAAQAAQIYGAVAQAEPENIAAIAGLARCYLANGDTEQAAQILDMAGPDKQSDPAIKGVRTAIDLMADAPPADELDELIDKVTADRGNHELRFELAEALMARGRNKEAVDHLLKILATDLDWEDGKAKAKLLELFEAAGPKDPATIEGRRRLSSLMFA, via the coding sequence ATGGTAGATATTTCGCTCGGACCTGCCGGCGGCCCCGGCGGCAATATCAAGGACGCAACGGACCAGACGTTCATGGCCGATGTTGTCGAGGCGTCGAAGGACGCCCCGGTCCTGGTTGACTTCTGGGCGCCCTGGTGCGGCCCCTGCAAATCGCTGACGCCGGTTCTGGAGAAAGTCGTCAACGACCAGCAAGGCAAGGTGAAGCTGGTCAAGGTCAACATTGATGAGAACCCCGGCATTGCAGGCCAGCTTGGCGTGCGCTCAATCCCTGCCGTCTTCGCTTTCGACAAGGGCCGTCCCGTTGATGCGTTTCAGGGCGCGCTGCCAGAAAGCCAGCTTCGCGAATTCATCTCGAAAATACTCGGCGGGACGGATCAGGGCCAGCAGATCAAGGAAGCCATCGAGAAAGCCGATGAACTTCTGCAGGCCGGTGATGCAGCCCAGGCCGCTCAGATCTATGGTGCGGTCGCCCAGGCAGAGCCGGAAAACATCGCCGCCATAGCAGGTCTTGCGCGTTGTTATCTCGCCAATGGCGATACCGAACAGGCTGCCCAAATTCTGGATATGGCTGGGCCCGACAAGCAGAGCGATCCTGCGATCAAGGGTGTGCGGACGGCAATTGATCTGATGGCAGACGCCCCGCCGGCCGACGAACTGGACGAGTTGATCGACAAGGTAACCGCAGATCGCGGGAACCACGAACTCCGTTTTGAACTTGCTGAAGCCTTGATGGCGCGCGGCAGGAACAAGGAAGCCGTCGACCACCTTCTCAAAATTCTGGCAACTGACCTTGATTGGGAAGATGGCAAGGCAAAAGCCAAGCTGCTTGAACTGTTTGAAGCAGCGGGCCCGAAAGACCCGGCCACGATCGAAGGGCGCCGACGCCTGTCCTCACTAATGTTTGCTTAG